Proteins found in one Sphingomonas sp. SORGH_AS_0879 genomic segment:
- the murB gene encoding UDP-N-acetylmuramate dehydrogenase: MTLPDTAGRLTPGAPLAPLVWFKAGGPAEYLLEPRDVEDLSAFLKRLGADVPVMALGLGSNLIVRDGGVPGVVVRLGKPFSYARAGEGHLVTCGGGTSGILASSNARDAGIGGLEFLRSIPGTVGGFVRMNGGAYGREVADVLVSATVVRRDGTVETLGVADLEYTYRHSNLTDGTVVVEAVFRGHAAEPQVIQAEMDRIAAAREASQPLRSKTGGSTFKNPQGHKAWALVDAAGCRGLTLGDAQVSEKHCNFLLNLGNATAAEIEALGEEVRDKVKAQSGVTLEWEIQRVGVAK, encoded by the coding sequence ATGACCTTGCCCGACACCGCCGGCCGACTGACTCCGGGCGCGCCGCTGGCGCCGCTCGTGTGGTTCAAGGCGGGCGGACCGGCCGAATATCTGCTCGAGCCCAGGGACGTGGAGGACCTGTCGGCGTTCCTGAAGAGGCTGGGAGCCGACGTGCCCGTCATGGCGCTAGGCCTGGGTTCCAACCTGATCGTGCGGGACGGCGGCGTGCCGGGTGTCGTCGTGCGGCTGGGCAAGCCCTTTTCCTATGCGCGGGCGGGGGAAGGGCACCTCGTCACCTGCGGCGGCGGGACTTCGGGCATTCTGGCGTCATCCAATGCGCGCGATGCGGGGATCGGTGGGCTGGAGTTTCTGCGTTCGATCCCCGGTACGGTCGGCGGGTTCGTGCGGATGAATGGCGGGGCCTATGGGCGTGAGGTGGCCGATGTGCTGGTGTCCGCCACCGTCGTCCGCCGCGACGGCACGGTCGAGACGCTGGGCGTCGCCGACCTCGAATACACCTACCGCCACTCCAACCTGACCGACGGGACGGTGGTGGTCGAGGCGGTCTTCCGGGGCCATGCCGCCGAACCGCAAGTGATTCAGGCCGAGATGGATCGCATCGCCGCCGCGCGCGAGGCGTCGCAGCCGTTGCGATCGAAGACCGGCGGTTCGACCTTCAAGAACCCGCAGGGCCACAAGGCCTGGGCCTTGGTCGATGCGGCGGGCTGTCGCGGGCTGACGCTGGGCGATGCGCAGGTGTCGGAGAAACATTGTAATTTCCTTCTAAACCTGGGCAACGCCACGGCGGCGGAGATCGAGGCGTTGGGCGAGGAAGTGCGGGACAAGGTGAAGGCCCAGTCGGGCGTGACGCTCGAATGGGAAATCCAGCGCGTCGGAGTGGCGAAGTGA